The Staphylococcus carnosus genome has a segment encoding these proteins:
- a CDS encoding M50 family metallopeptidase produces the protein MQLFKEIISTPMTLHLYLVVIIAIIYMTVHHYRNRPGLAVTDIILNYIPVLTHEFGHIVFNKISGGRTEDLVIVTSPRERIATSQQGFAITRASRRSTMIITTLGGYVMPPLMLALGIFSAYFHYPSLFVLSYLLIFIYFVCITSRKGIPILIAILLGLMIYLLIQNNQPEMIVLILSIVYHFILGVLFGELLQSIWTMLRLTFTQYPIEWDGTALRNLTHLPVVVFTTLWVAFNFYVVYAIVKYLLF, from the coding sequence ATGCAACTATTCAAAGAAATTATCAGCACACCGATGACACTGCATCTTTATCTTGTTGTCATCATTGCTATTATTTATATGACAGTGCATCATTATCGTAATCGTCCAGGACTTGCAGTGACAGATATTATTTTAAATTATATCCCTGTTCTGACACACGAATTCGGCCATATTGTTTTTAATAAAATCAGCGGAGGTCGTACTGAAGATTTAGTCATTGTAACCTCACCAAGAGAACGTATTGCAACTTCTCAACAAGGTTTTGCTATTACGCGTGCTTCTCGTCGTTCTACAATGATTATCACCACATTAGGTGGTTATGTCATGCCGCCATTAATGCTTGCACTCGGAATTTTCAGTGCGTATTTTCACTATCCGTCGCTTTTTGTTTTAAGTTATCTTCTCATCTTCATCTACTTTGTTTGTATTACTTCACGCAAAGGTATACCGATTTTAATCGCTATTTTACTTGGGTTGATGATTTATTTGCTAATACAAAACAATCAGCCTGAAATGATTGTACTGATATTGTCCATCGTTTATCACTTTATTTTAGGTGTATTATTCGGAGAACTCTTGCAGTCAATTTGGACAATGCTGCGTTTGACTTTCACCCAATACCCTATTGAATGGGATGGTACAGCTTTACGCAACTTAACACACCTTCCAGTCGTTGTCTTTACAACGCTTTGGGTTGCTTTCAACTTTTATGTCGTATATGCTATCGTAAAATATCTTCTCTTCTGA
- a CDS encoding phosphatase PAP2 family protein: protein MNKDTNKSIEKTAMLICGAIFLVTMIGAFWHLSLFHMMDKGTFNWFDHMFEEPKMNFNGGLFNDFMTLVSTYGDVVTFVIMTVVVAVALLIKRYYLMGLWLLATVGLGGILGIIFKDLIHRARPYDHLLADTGFSFPSGHSLSSTLIVIILFTVFIPNIRNKAVKVIVTLLIFVLWISILFSRMYFHAHFLTDVVGGVSLGITWVMASILIFRACTPMLSKLPLLRKGKIFNVK from the coding sequence ATGAATAAGGATACAAATAAAAGTATTGAAAAAACTGCAATGTTGATTTGCGGTGCCATCTTTTTAGTGACCATGATAGGTGCTTTTTGGCATCTGTCTTTATTTCATATGATGGATAAAGGGACGTTTAATTGGTTTGATCATATGTTTGAAGAACCAAAGATGAATTTTAATGGCGGTTTATTTAATGACTTTATGACATTAGTATCTACATATGGAGATGTGGTTACGTTTGTGATAATGACAGTTGTTGTAGCTGTCGCTTTGTTGATTAAACGGTATTATTTAATGGGATTATGGTTATTAGCAACTGTTGGATTAGGGGGTATATTAGGTATTATTTTTAAAGACCTCATCCATCGTGCACGTCCTTATGATCATTTATTAGCAGATACAGGATTTTCATTCCCAAGCGGTCATTCTTTATCAAGTACATTAATTGTTATTATATTATTTACGGTATTCATTCCTAATATTAGGAATAAAGCTGTAAAAGTAATTGTAACGTTATTGATTTTTGTATTGTGGATCAGTATTTTATTTTCGAGAATGTATTTCCACGCACATTTTTTAACGGATGTTGTTGGAGGGGTTTCGTTAGGCATTACTTGGGTGATGGCTTCGATTTTAATATTTAGAGCATGTACACCAATGTTGTCTAAGCTTCCATTGTTGAGAAAAGGTAAAATTTTCAATGTAAAATAA
- a CDS encoding metal ABC transporter ATP-binding protein: MLEIKNLNLYLGNKHILQDINLQLPIQGELIGIMGPNGAGKSSLIKTLIGEFKSEGIKRLNGKPVASQLKKITYIPQKTQLDLDFPISVESVVLSGAFKEIGWFRRPTQRIKKRLDDLLEDMELIPLKKRQISELSGGQLQRVLVARALMTESTLYLLDEPFVGIDFTSEQLIMNKLQRLKAQGKLILIVHHDLSKAAEYFDRIILLNRTLRYFGPSQEAMTTERLNETYMNQSTENTMFQHSEKERIKNA; the protein is encoded by the coding sequence ATTTTAGAAATCAAAAACCTTAACCTATATCTAGGCAATAAACATATTCTGCAAGATATTAATCTGCAATTGCCTATTCAAGGAGAATTAATCGGCATAATGGGTCCGAACGGAGCGGGTAAATCTTCTTTAATCAAAACCCTGATTGGCGAATTCAAATCAGAAGGTATCAAACGATTAAATGGAAAACCTGTTGCTTCCCAATTAAAGAAGATTACATACATACCGCAAAAAACGCAATTAGATTTAGATTTTCCTATCAGTGTTGAATCAGTTGTACTTTCTGGAGCCTTTAAAGAAATCGGATGGTTCAGACGTCCAACTCAACGCATAAAAAAGCGCCTTGATGATTTGCTTGAAGATATGGAATTAATCCCTCTGAAAAAACGTCAGATTTCAGAACTCAGTGGCGGTCAATTACAACGTGTACTCGTGGCACGCGCTTTGATGACAGAGAGCACACTTTATTTACTCGACGAGCCATTCGTCGGTATCGACTTTACTAGTGAACAGCTGATTATGAATAAACTTCAACGTTTAAAAGCACAAGGTAAATTAATATTGATTGTGCATCATGATTTATCAAAAGCCGCTGAATATTTCGATCGCATTATATTATTGAATCGGACCTTGCGTTATTTCGGTCCAAGTCAAGAAGCGATGACAACTGAACGCTTAAATGAAACCTATATGAATCAAAGTACGGAGAATACTATGTTCCAGCATAGTGAGAAAGAGAGAATTAAAAATGCTTGA
- the mntC gene encoding manganese ABC transporter substrate-binding lipoprotein MntC gives MKKLVPLLMAVLLFLAACGGGHSQSSSDHKLKIVTTNSILYDMTKNITGDHAEIHSIVPVGQDPHEYEVKPKDIKALTDADIILYNGLNLETGNGWFDKALEQAGKNTKDKSVVRVSKDVKPIYLNGAEGDKSKQDPHAWLSLENGLKYVKTIQHAVIQHDKAHQDDYQKRGDDYLSKLEKLNKDSHDKFDDIPKNQRAMITSEGAFKYFSKQYGITPGYIWEINTEKQGTPKQMKQAIQFVKSHHLKHLLVETSVDHKSMQSLSEETGVPISGEVYTDSIGKKGSKGDSYYKMMESNIETVHNSMK, from the coding sequence ATGAAAAAGTTAGTACCTTTATTAATGGCAGTATTACTATTCTTAGCTGCTTGCGGAGGAGGCCATTCACAATCTTCTTCTGATCATAAATTAAAAATTGTCACTACCAACTCTATTCTGTATGATATGACCAAAAATATAACTGGCGATCATGCTGAAATACATAGCATTGTCCCAGTCGGTCAAGATCCGCATGAATACGAAGTGAAGCCGAAAGATATTAAAGCATTAACAGATGCAGATATCATCTTATACAATGGACTGAATCTTGAAACAGGCAATGGATGGTTTGATAAAGCTTTAGAACAAGCTGGCAAAAACACCAAAGATAAAAGTGTCGTACGCGTTTCTAAAGATGTAAAACCTATTTATTTGAACGGTGCTGAAGGTGACAAATCTAAACAAGATCCGCATGCGTGGTTAAGTTTGGAAAACGGATTGAAATATGTAAAAACAATCCAACATGCTGTTATCCAACATGACAAAGCACATCAAGATGATTACCAAAAACGAGGTGATGACTATCTCAGCAAACTTGAAAAATTGAATAAAGACAGTCATGATAAATTCGATGACATTCCTAAAAACCAACGCGCCATGATTACAAGTGAAGGTGCATTTAAATATTTCTCTAAACAATATGGCATTACACCCGGCTATATTTGGGAAATCAATACAGAAAAACAAGGGACACCAAAACAAATGAAACAAGCGATTCAATTTGTAAAATCACATCACTTAAAACATCTATTAGTCGAAACAAGTGTAGATCACAAAAGTATGCAAAGTTTAAGTGAAGAAACAGGTGTACCGATTTCTGGAGAAGTTTATACAGACTCTATTGGCAAAAAAGGCAGTAAGGGCGATTCCTATTACAAAATGATGGAATCTAATATTGAAACTGTCCACAACAGTATGAAATAA
- a CDS encoding metal-dependent transcriptional regulator, whose amino-acid sequence MLTEEKEDYLKAILNNGGATSFVTNKKLSQYLNIKPPSVSEMVNRLEKAGYVITKPYKGVKLSEEGFNHTLEIIKRHRLLELFLIEILKYNWEEVHQEAEVLEHRVSDLFVERLDSLLNYPTTCPHGGVIPRNGKFEEIYNDSLKDFKEGDHVTIRRVRDRTKLLIYLSSKSISIGDEIVVESQDDTNQVIAIRKENDPLIILSYENAAHIFGEKSED is encoded by the coding sequence ATGTTAACGGAAGAAAAGGAAGATTATCTTAAAGCGATTTTGAATAATGGCGGCGCTACTTCATTCGTTACAAATAAAAAACTCTCTCAATATTTGAATATTAAACCACCATCCGTGAGTGAAATGGTCAATCGCTTGGAAAAAGCAGGGTATGTCATTACGAAACCTTATAAAGGTGTGAAGTTATCAGAAGAAGGTTTTAATCATACGTTGGAAATTATTAAACGCCATCGTTTATTAGAGCTTTTTTTAATAGAGATTTTGAAATATAACTGGGAAGAAGTCCATCAAGAAGCAGAGGTATTAGAACATCGTGTTTCTGATTTGTTTGTTGAACGCTTGGATTCGCTTTTGAATTATCCTACGACTTGTCCGCATGGCGGCGTTATTCCGCGTAATGGAAAATTCGAAGAAATTTATAATGATTCATTAAAAGATTTCAAAGAAGGCGATCATGTTACAATTCGTCGCGTGCGAGATCGTACGAAACTATTGATTTATTTATCTAGTAAATCTATTTCAATCGGCGATGAAATCGTTGTAGAATCACAAGATGATACGAATCAAGTCATTGCGATTCGTAAAGAGAATGATCCATTGATTATTCTCAGTTATGAAAATGCAGCACATATTTTTGGTGAAAAATCAGAAGATTAA
- a CDS encoding metal ABC transporter permease has protein sequence MLDFLQHIFDYQFLSRALIISIFVGIVCGTVGSLIVLRGLSLMGDAMSHAVLPGVALSFLFKIPMFVGALVTGMLASLFIGFISDKSKTKQDAAIGISFTAFLAVGVIIISLINSTTDLYHILFGNLLAITHTAYWSTIIISIIVLLLIIIFYRPLMISTFDPTFSRMSGLNTTFIHYFVMLLLSLVTVASIQTVGIILVVALLITPASAAFLITKKLWSMMIAASVISVISAIVGMYFSYIYNIPSGATIVLCAFAIYIGTFIYSKISQQIRKGVPS, from the coding sequence ATGCTTGATTTTTTACAACACATATTTGATTACCAATTTTTAAGCCGTGCACTTATCATTTCTATTTTTGTAGGAATTGTCTGCGGGACGGTCGGCAGTCTGATTGTTTTAAGAGGATTGTCTCTAATGGGTGATGCGATGAGCCATGCTGTATTACCCGGTGTAGCATTATCATTTCTTTTCAAGATTCCGATGTTTGTCGGTGCGCTTGTAACAGGAATGCTCGCGAGTTTATTTATCGGATTTATTTCTGATAAAAGCAAAACGAAGCAAGATGCAGCTATCGGAATTAGTTTTACAGCATTTTTAGCAGTCGGAGTTATTATTATCAGTCTGATCAATAGTACAACAGACCTTTATCATATTCTGTTCGGTAATTTGCTAGCGATTACTCATACAGCTTACTGGTCGACGATTATTATCAGCATCATAGTACTCCTGCTTATCATCATTTTCTACCGGCCGCTGATGATTTCTACATTTGATCCAACATTCAGTAGAATGAGCGGTTTAAATACTACATTTATACATTACTTTGTGATGCTGCTGCTTTCACTTGTCACTGTAGCCAGCATCCAAACCGTTGGTATCATCTTAGTCGTTGCATTATTGATTACACCCGCTTCAGCAGCCTTCTTGATTACCAAAAAACTTTGGTCGATGATGATTGCTGCTAGTGTCATTAGTGTTATCAGTGCAATTGTCGGAATGTATTTCAGTTATATTTATAACATTCCAAGCGGTGCAACGATTGTATTGTGTGCATTCGCGATTTATATAGGTACATTTATCTATTCAAAAATATCTCAACAAATTAGAAAAGGAGTTCCATCATGA
- a CDS encoding GNAT family N-acetyltransferase: MVKLKIAEKADLPVFTKVYNQAIRMRNVTADVDEVSDEEMAPIFNSHDTSRPLYTIWDDQGQAIGYASLNHFYGRPAYDETAELSIYLDEQTRGQGYGTKVMQLLEQEAASLNIHYLTGYVFAQNVPCNKLFEKQGYALWGNLPQIAHIDKNRLDLCIWGKHI; encoded by the coding sequence ATGGTAAAATTGAAAATTGCTGAAAAAGCAGATTTACCAGTTTTCACTAAAGTTTATAATCAAGCCATTCGCATGCGCAATGTCACAGCGGATGTTGATGAAGTTTCAGACGAGGAAATGGCACCTATTTTTAATAGCCATGATACTTCTCGTCCGTTATACACTATTTGGGATGACCAAGGACAAGCTATCGGTTATGCAAGTTTAAACCATTTTTATGGACGCCCTGCTTATGATGAAACTGCAGAACTCAGTATTTATTTAGATGAACAAACACGCGGTCAAGGTTATGGCACAAAAGTAATGCAGCTTTTAGAACAAGAAGCTGCATCACTTAATATTCACTACCTTACCGGTTATGTATTCGCTCAAAATGTCCCTTGCAACAAACTTTTTGAAAAACAAGGCTATGCACTTTGGGGGAATTTACCGCAAATTGCACACATTGATAAAAATCGCCTTGATTTATGTATATGGGGCAAACATATTTGA